The following are encoded together in the Bacillus carboniphilus genome:
- a CDS encoding alpha/beta hydrolase, whose amino-acid sequence MDMHYRTWGDPQKPTVILLHALACHSGWWEWVAPKLEKDYFLVAPDFRGHGQSPWADSYRFDDYAEDVEELASKLEGPYSIVGHSMGGYVGLKVASRGVRPPSSLLIADMKIDSPEEELVGLHKAAQKSGRVYDSLEEAVAKYRLLPPKHTAPTEVVEQVAKECFYEMEDGRWGERFDRRALGIENVEALELARMVKCHTWIVRAKESQVMPAEGAKELVRLTCGQLYEVEGCYHHLPLETPKDLSSLIRDFVVQTSY is encoded by the coding sequence ATGGATATGCACTACCGAACATGGGGAGATCCTCAAAAGCCAACAGTAATCCTGCTGCACGCCCTCGCATGTCACAGCGGCTGGTGGGAGTGGGTGGCACCCAAACTTGAAAAGGACTACTTTTTGGTAGCACCAGACTTTCGAGGACACGGTCAAAGCCCTTGGGCAGATAGCTACCGTTTCGATGATTATGCAGAAGACGTAGAGGAATTGGCCAGTAAACTCGAAGGTCCGTATTCAATCGTTGGCCATTCAATGGGAGGTTACGTCGGGCTCAAAGTAGCTAGTCGAGGAGTCAGGCCACCTTCCTCATTACTAATAGCCGATATGAAAATTGATTCGCCGGAAGAGGAGTTGGTAGGCTTACATAAAGCGGCTCAAAAGAGTGGTCGTGTATACGACTCTCTGGAGGAAGCTGTAGCCAAGTATAGGTTACTGCCACCGAAGCATACAGCCCCGACGGAGGTAGTGGAACAAGTGGCTAAAGAGTGCTTTTATGAAATGGAAGATGGTCGATGGGGAGAGCGGTTTGATCGACGGGCACTGGGGATAGAGAATGTTGAAGCTTTGGAGTTGGCTAGAATGGTTAAATGTCATACTTGGATTGTTCGGGCGAAGGAAAGTCAGGTAATGCCAGCTGAAGGTGCGAAAGAGCTTGTTCGACTCACATGTGGGCAGCTGTATGAGGTTGAAGGGTGCTATCATCACTTACCTTTAGAAACACCTAAAGATCTTTCGAGCCTAATCCGTGACTTCGTGGTCCAAACAAGCTATTGA
- a CDS encoding NEW3 domain-containing protein yields the protein MKRVLKVCLSLLLLVTFFPSLQGFSETKENPDVELWNVLKPLSTTVTFLNTGAHPDDERSDFLAYLSRGLGVKTASLIANRGEGGQNEIGTELGNGLGIIRSNEMIEAAKITGVKAYHLSELTSDAIYDFGFSKSPDETLEKWGEDVTYERLIRFIRTYKPDIVMPSFRNVDSQHGHHRAITILSLQAFEDAADPTVFPEQLEEGLTPWEIKKVYLPTASDSNPDNITSIEIGMYDPIYQMTYPQLGEESRYMHKSQGMGRDIPAEPRQVQLELVNAIESANNPDLFAGVPYDFAEWAELVPQKGLQKQLIELQKSLDQIVELYPNRSEILPEVQDSLKAVERVKAMVDKAPLSEGVKVDLFHKLELKAVQLKEASFVASSLDVNTSLDSNVLTSGEKSTVTMTITNNGEKSIHHVAASLVLPDNWENSDVKKVTKLQPGDSKTVTFEVQVPEDSESFDPYGQPVIQSKISYKENGYTTESVLELDNTVAVLPGLSLTMDPQNVVVNTADVQDEIPVKVKVKNYFEGAKNATVSLNLPEGWSSNPSATEISFTERFEEKEVSFTITPPDDIEEGDFVIEAVATADGKSFNTTVQEILYDHIKDMYYLYPSVINGVAFELLKPDNLKIGYIESGFDKVADYLANAGFDVTKLTEEDLTSADLTQYDTIVTGIRAYLSREDLVQNNDRLLEYVENGGHFVVQYHKPGDNWDTDATAPYRLKIGTPSIRWRVTDELADVTVTQPDHALFNYPNVITDNDWDHWVQERGLYFPMDWDSNYETFLSMADPGEDPFDSGVLLTEYGEGTYLYTNLVFYRQMENQVPGAYRIFTNLISYGLGE from the coding sequence ATGAAAAGGGTGTTAAAAGTATGTTTGTCACTCTTGTTATTAGTCACTTTTTTCCCGTCACTACAAGGGTTTTCCGAAACGAAAGAAAATCCAGACGTAGAACTTTGGAATGTATTAAAACCTCTTAGTACAACTGTAACTTTCCTAAATACAGGTGCTCATCCAGATGATGAACGAAGTGATTTTCTAGCCTATCTTTCAAGAGGCCTAGGTGTTAAAACAGCTAGTTTAATTGCAAACCGAGGCGAGGGTGGGCAAAACGAAATTGGAACGGAATTAGGAAATGGCCTTGGAATTATTCGCTCCAATGAAATGATTGAAGCAGCGAAAATTACCGGTGTTAAAGCCTATCATTTAAGTGAACTCACTTCGGATGCCATCTATGACTTTGGTTTCTCGAAATCACCTGACGAGACGTTAGAAAAATGGGGAGAGGATGTAACATACGAACGGCTTATCCGTTTCATTCGAACGTACAAGCCGGATATTGTCATGCCGTCTTTCCGAAATGTAGATAGTCAACACGGGCATCATCGAGCCATCACGATTCTTTCTCTACAAGCATTTGAAGATGCAGCGGACCCAACTGTTTTCCCAGAGCAGTTAGAAGAAGGGTTGACACCATGGGAAATTAAGAAGGTCTATTTACCTACAGCTTCAGACTCTAACCCAGACAACATTACCTCCATTGAAATTGGGATGTATGACCCAATCTATCAAATGACGTATCCACAACTCGGTGAAGAATCAAGATATATGCATAAGAGTCAAGGGATGGGAAGAGACATCCCGGCAGAACCTAGACAAGTTCAACTTGAATTAGTAAATGCGATTGAATCCGCGAATAATCCAGATCTATTCGCTGGCGTACCATATGACTTTGCAGAGTGGGCAGAACTAGTCCCACAAAAGGGTCTGCAAAAGCAATTAATCGAACTTCAAAAGAGTTTAGATCAAATTGTTGAACTTTATCCAAACAGAAGTGAAATACTTCCTGAAGTTCAAGATTCATTAAAAGCCGTTGAAAGAGTAAAAGCAATGGTAGACAAAGCACCATTAAGTGAAGGAGTTAAAGTTGATTTATTCCATAAACTCGAACTGAAAGCAGTACAATTAAAAGAAGCAAGTTTTGTAGCATCAAGTCTAGATGTGAATACATCACTTGATTCAAATGTGTTAACGAGTGGTGAAAAATCTACCGTAACGATGACCATTACGAATAATGGTGAAAAGAGCATCCACCATGTTGCTGCATCTCTCGTACTACCGGATAATTGGGAAAACAGTGATGTAAAGAAAGTAACGAAATTACAACCAGGAGACTCTAAAACTGTTACGTTTGAGGTTCAAGTTCCTGAGGACAGCGAATCCTTTGATCCTTATGGTCAGCCAGTTATTCAAAGTAAAATTTCTTATAAGGAAAACGGATATACCACGGAATCCGTACTAGAGCTCGATAACACAGTAGCGGTTTTACCTGGATTAAGCCTAACAATGGACCCACAAAATGTAGTCGTAAACACAGCGGATGTACAAGATGAAATCCCTGTAAAAGTTAAAGTGAAAAACTATTTCGAAGGAGCAAAAAATGCAACAGTATCATTGAATCTTCCTGAAGGCTGGTCAAGCAATCCTTCTGCAACAGAGATTTCTTTTACAGAAAGATTTGAGGAAAAAGAAGTGTCCTTTACTATAACTCCTCCGGATGATATTGAAGAAGGGGACTTTGTCATTGAAGCTGTAGCTACAGCAGACGGAAAATCGTTCAATACAACGGTTCAAGAGATTTTATATGATCACATTAAAGATATGTACTATCTATATCCTTCTGTGATCAATGGCGTTGCTTTTGAACTGTTAAAACCAGATAACCTTAAAATCGGCTATATTGAAAGTGGTTTTGATAAAGTCGCAGATTATTTAGCGAATGCTGGTTTTGATGTAACAAAGTTAACAGAGGAAGATTTAACATCTGCTGATTTAACTCAGTATGACACGATCGTAACGGGTATCCGTGCCTATCTGTCGAGAGAAGACCTTGTACAAAATAATGATCGCTTACTAGAGTATGTTGAAAATGGCGGACACTTTGTTGTTCAATATCATAAACCAGGTGATAATTGGGACACGGATGCAACAGCGCCTTATCGACTCAAAATCGGAACACCTTCCATTAGATGGCGTGTAACAGATGAATTAGCAGATGTTACAGTAACACAACCAGATCATGCCCTTTTCAATTATCCAAATGTAATAACAGACAATGATTGGGATCATTGGGTTCAAGAGAGAGGACTCTACTTCCCGATGGATTGGGATTCCAATTACGAGACATTCTTATCCATGGCAGACCCTGGAGAAGATCCGTTTGACAGTGGTGTTTTGTTAACGGAATATGGTGAGGGTACGTATTTGTATACAAACCTAGTTTTCTACAGACAAATGGAAAATCAAGTTCCAGGGGCTTATAGAATCTTCACGAACCTTATTAGTTATGGATTAGGAGAATAA
- a CDS encoding fumarylacetoacetate hydrolase family protein — MRLATIKINETEQAAVFLEDRYYSLEQINNQYNKTGDITILGIIQNEQLEELTEWFNSEGKVALRDLPIEVSLSKEEVIYSPLYRYPSKIWGIGLNYVDHASDLNEIAPQEEPASFMKPTTSVIGMNDTIQIPKQSNRTTAEAELGVIIGKKCKDVSESDAQHYIAGFTTIIDMTAEDILQKNPRYLTRSKSFDTFFSFGPQLVTPDEVEDVMQLKVSTIKNKTEVRSNIVQNMTFNPWFLVSFHSEVMTLLPGDIISTGTPGAIVINDGDEVECQIDGFEVLRNRVRDLK; from the coding sequence ATGCGTTTGGCCACAATTAAAATCAATGAAACAGAACAAGCAGCCGTCTTTTTAGAGGATCGCTATTATTCATTAGAACAAATCAACAACCAATATAATAAAACAGGGGACATAACCATTCTAGGCATTATCCAAAACGAGCAACTAGAAGAATTGACAGAGTGGTTTAACTCAGAGGGTAAAGTAGCTCTCCGGGACTTACCGATTGAAGTGAGTCTAAGTAAAGAGGAAGTAATCTATTCTCCTCTTTATCGCTACCCTAGTAAAATATGGGGAATTGGCCTGAACTATGTCGATCATGCCAGCGATTTAAATGAGATCGCTCCTCAAGAAGAGCCAGCCAGCTTCATGAAACCAACGACAAGTGTCATCGGGATGAACGATACTATCCAAATCCCAAAACAATCCAACAGAACAACAGCAGAAGCAGAACTAGGCGTTATCATCGGTAAAAAATGCAAGGACGTCTCTGAATCAGATGCCCAACATTACATAGCTGGATTCACAACCATTATCGACATGACAGCAGAAGATATCCTGCAGAAAAACCCAAGATACTTAACGCGTTCTAAAAGCTTTGATACCTTCTTCAGCTTTGGCCCACAACTTGTCACGCCTGATGAAGTTGAGGATGTCATGCAGCTGAAAGTGTCTACTATAAAAAATAAAACTGAAGTCAGAAGCAACATTGTTCAGAATATGACCTTTAATCCATGGTTTTTAGTGTCATTTCACTCGGAAGTCATGACGTTGCTACCTGGGGATATTATTTCTACGGGGACTCCTGGTGCTATAGTGATCAATGACGGGGATGAAGTGGAGTGTCAGATTGATGGGTTTGAGGTTCTAAGGAATAGAGTGCGCGATCTAAAATAA
- a CDS encoding (deoxy)nucleoside triphosphate pyrophosphohydrolase, giving the protein MKGITVVGAVIRDENNHILCALRSPTMSMPNYWEFPGGKVEVGEDLKEALVREIREELDVEIVVHEKITDVKHQYETVEVHLHTYSCSVRSGEPVAKEHRVLEWVSPEDLEGLRWAPADIPTVEMVSGDLQL; this is encoded by the coding sequence ATGAAAGGGATTACAGTGGTTGGTGCTGTTATTCGTGATGAAAACAACCATATACTGTGTGCTTTGCGGTCCCCTACCATGAGCATGCCGAACTATTGGGAGTTTCCTGGCGGTAAAGTTGAGGTTGGTGAGGACTTGAAAGAGGCTTTAGTTAGAGAGATTCGTGAAGAGTTGGATGTGGAGATTGTGGTACATGAAAAGATCACGGATGTGAAGCATCAGTATGAAACGGTAGAAGTGCATTTGCATACTTATTCGTGTTCGGTGAGGTCTGGGGAGCCGGTTGCGAAGGAGCATCGTGTTTTGGAGTGGGTTTCTCCGGAAGATTTGGAGGGGTTAAGATGGGCACCTGCGGATATTCCTACGGTGGAAATGGTTAGTGGGGATTTACAATTATAA
- a CDS encoding (deoxy)nucleoside triphosphate pyrophosphohydrolase, with protein MKKTVKVVAAIIENEQNEILCALRSPQMAIPNMWEFPGGKVELGEDIYGALKREIYEEMECKIETSNLFHDNTHEYETFIINLICIKAKIIEGNPRLSEHSKIIWMKRENLKSLVWAPADIPAVEKLINEK; from the coding sequence TTGAAAAAAACAGTTAAGGTAGTAGCAGCAATAATAGAAAACGAACAAAATGAAATCCTTTGTGCTCTTAGATCACCCCAAATGGCTATCCCTAACATGTGGGAGTTTCCAGGTGGAAAAGTCGAATTAGGTGAAGATATTTACGGAGCGTTAAAAAGAGAAATTTACGAGGAAATGGAATGTAAGATTGAAACAAGTAACCTATTTCATGATAATACCCATGAATATGAAACCTTTATTATCAATTTAATTTGCATTAAAGCAAAAATAATCGAAGGTAATCCTAGACTAAGTGAACACTCAAAAATAATCTGGATGAAGAGGGAAAACCTTAAATCGCTTGTATGGGCACCAGCAGATATTCCAGCAGTTGAAAAACTTATAAATGAAAAATAG
- the queC gene encoding 7-cyano-7-deazaguanine synthase QueC, protein MKKKEKAVVIFSGGQDSTTCLFWALERYEEVVAVTFNYNQRHKQEIDVAAGIAIELGVEHHVLDMSLLNQLAPNSLTRPDMEIEQEDGDVPNSFVDGRNLLFLSFGAILAKQLGARDLITGVCETDFSGYPDCRDVFIKSLNVTLNLSMDYNFVIHTPLMWLDKAETWALADELGAFDYVKEKTLTCYEGIVAEGCGTCPACKLRQQGLDKYMSLRNQEKRIGETS, encoded by the coding sequence ATGAAGAAGAAAGAAAAAGCGGTTGTGATTTTTAGTGGCGGCCAGGATAGTACGACTTGCTTGTTTTGGGCATTAGAACGCTACGAAGAAGTCGTTGCGGTCACATTTAATTACAATCAGCGGCATAAGCAAGAGATTGATGTGGCAGCTGGAATTGCCATAGAGCTTGGCGTGGAACATCATGTGCTCGATATGTCCCTATTGAACCAGTTGGCACCGAATTCGTTAACCAGACCAGATATGGAGATTGAGCAGGAAGATGGAGACGTTCCGAACTCTTTTGTGGATGGACGGAATCTATTATTCTTGTCATTTGGTGCGATTTTGGCGAAGCAGTTGGGTGCAAGGGATCTTATTACGGGCGTTTGTGAGACGGATTTTAGCGGGTATCCGGATTGTCGGGATGTGTTTATTAAGTCTTTGAACGTCACGCTGAACTTATCGATGGATTATAACTTTGTCATTCATACTCCGTTAATGTGGCTCGACAAAGCGGAGACGTGGGCGTTGGCAGATGAATTGGGTGCCTTTGATTATGTGAAAGAGAAGACCCTCACCTGCTATGAAGGAATTGTCGCGGAAGGCTGCGGCACCTGCCCCGCTTGTAAGCTACGGCAACAAGGGTTAGATAAATATATGAGTCTACGGAATCAAGAAAAAAGGATAGGTGAAACATCATGA
- a CDS encoding DEAD/DEAH box helicase: MISDKKLIVNSEKGNLLNELIKSIKECQHFYFSVAFINFSGLQLLLETFKEAEKIGIKGKILTSTYLNFTDSKSLKKIKEFENINLKVFVTDKEIGFHTKAYIFEYREYYKIIIGSSNITQSALKSNVEWNVKVVSKKEDEYVREVLKEYQKIWDIGTKADQGFISRYESFLQNLIRKNIYPQVIYEDIEYIVPNRMQKRAIESLERLRSYGENKALVIAATGTGKTYMSAFDVKEFKPKKLLFIVHREEILKKAKETFEKLIVNEPVTFGFFTGNVKQKDADYLFATIQTVSKYYKDFDQDEFDYLIIDEAHHATSPSYESVLCYFNPKFTLGMTATPERSDGRSVFDLFDNNVAIEVRLHEALDDELIIPFHYFGITDIDEVDLSDVDIDDIAEITKRLKVHERVEFIIEQMNFYGHDGDKRKCLGFCASKEHARYMTEEFNSRGYKSICLTGDDSVEYRSQIIQRLEDEKDDLQFIFTVDIFNEGVDIPSVNTVLMLRPTNSPIVFIQQLGRGLRKYKGKSFLTVLDFIGNHNKTFLIAIALNGSRYYDKDSLKVAIATGFANIPGSTHIQMDEISQERILQQIDKENFNSMKYLKEEYNEFKKMNNGKVPYYLVDYLKYDGAPDPIKFIDREKIYLQFVRKVEKDENLLSLLSNVIFEGALKEISGKLPLKRIHEFVILKYLLEHKEISQSIAKREILKYIKEVDSDTIIHAFECLTQSYYDSVQKRGKLQLCELQDGLLIKSDDFSNILKNSEYKKYIKDHIQYGIFRYEKEFKQDYYGIPHFKLYEQYLMADAALLSNYRKIHSSFRGSGLLANGKDYFLYIDLHKEEDIKESINYQDKFLDQKYFQWQSQNSTTQTSERGKNIIYNKERGVSLHLFIRKYKEIDGKTEPYIYIGKGNTVEFHGEKPITTVLELEHEVPQRIYTEFVKKV; this comes from the coding sequence GTGATTTCTGATAAAAAACTTATCGTAAACTCCGAAAAAGGTAATTTGCTTAATGAACTTATTAAATCTATAAAGGAATGCCAACACTTTTATTTTAGTGTGGCATTTATAAATTTTAGTGGATTACAACTATTGTTAGAAACATTTAAAGAGGCTGAGAAAATAGGAATAAAGGGAAAAATATTAACGTCAACATATCTTAATTTCACCGACTCAAAGTCTCTGAAAAAGATAAAAGAATTCGAAAATATAAATCTAAAAGTGTTTGTAACTGATAAAGAAATTGGATTTCATACAAAAGCTTATATTTTTGAGTATAGAGAATATTACAAAATAATAATTGGATCCTCAAATATCACTCAAAGTGCTCTAAAAAGTAACGTTGAATGGAATGTAAAAGTTGTATCAAAAAAAGAAGACGAATATGTTAGAGAAGTTTTAAAAGAGTATCAAAAGATTTGGGATATTGGTACAAAAGCAGATCAGGGTTTTATTAGTAGGTATGAAAGTTTCCTCCAAAATTTAATTAGGAAAAATATATATCCTCAGGTTATTTATGAAGATATAGAATATATTGTTCCAAATAGAATGCAAAAGAGGGCTATTGAAAGTTTAGAAAGACTGCGATCTTATGGGGAGAATAAAGCCCTTGTAATTGCTGCTACTGGAACCGGAAAAACTTATATGTCTGCATTCGATGTTAAAGAATTTAAACCTAAAAAATTATTATTTATCGTTCATAGAGAGGAGATATTAAAGAAGGCAAAAGAAACATTTGAAAAATTGATTGTAAATGAACCAGTAACATTTGGATTTTTTACTGGTAATGTAAAACAAAAAGATGCTGATTATTTATTCGCAACAATTCAAACAGTTTCAAAATATTATAAGGATTTTGATCAAGATGAATTTGATTATCTTATAATTGATGAGGCACATCATGCTACGAGTCCAAGTTACGAATCAGTTTTATGTTACTTTAATCCTAAATTCACACTAGGTATGACAGCTACTCCTGAACGTAGTGATGGAAGAAGTGTATTTGATTTGTTTGATAACAATGTTGCCATTGAGGTCCGCTTACATGAAGCATTAGATGATGAGTTAATCATTCCCTTCCATTATTTTGGTATTACAGATATAGATGAAGTTGATTTGAGTGATGTGGATATAGATGATATCGCTGAAATAACTAAAAGACTAAAGGTTCATGAGAGAGTTGAGTTCATCATAGAACAAATGAACTTTTATGGACATGATGGTGATAAGAGAAAGTGTCTAGGCTTCTGTGCAAGCAAAGAACATGCGAGGTACATGACAGAAGAATTTAACAGTAGGGGATACAAAAGTATATGTTTGACAGGAGATGATTCTGTTGAATATAGATCTCAAATTATCCAGAGATTAGAGGACGAAAAAGATGATCTACAGTTTATTTTCACTGTTGATATATTTAATGAAGGTGTAGATATCCCTTCAGTTAACACGGTTCTGATGTTAAGACCTACCAACTCTCCAATTGTGTTCATACAGCAACTTGGAAGAGGACTTAGAAAATATAAAGGAAAGAGTTTTTTAACCGTTCTTGATTTTATTGGAAATCATAACAAAACCTTTTTAATAGCAATCGCATTAAATGGCAGTAGATATTACGATAAAGATAGCTTAAAGGTTGCAATTGCAACAGGATTTGCGAATATTCCTGGAAGTACTCATATACAAATGGACGAAATTTCACAAGAGAGAATATTGCAGCAAATTGATAAAGAAAATTTCAATTCTATGAAATACTTAAAAGAAGAGTACAACGAGTTTAAAAAAATGAATAATGGAAAAGTTCCATATTATTTGGTTGATTATTTGAAATATGATGGTGCACCAGATCCAATTAAATTCATTGATCGTGAAAAAATTTATCTTCAATTTGTGCGGAAAGTGGAAAAGGATGAAAACTTGTTATCTTTATTAAGTAATGTAATATTTGAAGGTGCACTGAAGGAGATTTCAGGAAAACTCCCGCTAAAAAGGATACATGAATTTGTTATCTTAAAATACTTACTGGAGCATAAGGAAATTTCACAAAGCATAGCAAAAAGAGAGATTCTAAAGTACATCAAAGAAGTTGATAGTGACACTATTATTCACGCATTCGAATGTCTCACTCAATCTTATTATGACAGTGTTCAAAAAAGAGGAAAGCTCCAATTATGTGAGCTGCAAGACGGATTATTGATTAAATCAGATGATTTTTCAAATATTCTTAAGAATAGTGAATATAAAAAATATATAAAAGATCATATTCAATATGGAATATTTCGTTATGAAAAAGAATTTAAACAGGATTATTATGGTATACCTCATTTCAAACTTTACGAACAATACTTGATGGCAGATGCTGCGTTGCTATCAAACTACAGGAAGATTCATTCATCCTTTAGGGGTTCCGGTTTACTAGCTAACGGTAAGGATTATTTCCTTTATATTGATTTACACAAAGAAGAAGACATTAAGGAAAGCATAAATTATCAAGACAAGTTTCTGGATCAAAAATACTTCCAATGGCAATCTCAAAATAGTACAACACAAACTTCCGAAAGAGGTAAGAATATAATATACAACAAAGAAAGAGGGGTTAGTCTACATCTTTTTATTAGAAAGTATAAAGAAATTGACGGGAAGACAGAGCCTTATATTTATATTGGGAAGGGAAATACTGTTGAATTCCATGGAGAAAAACCTATTACCACAGTACTTGAATTAGAACATGAAGTGCCGCAGCGAATATACACTGAGTTTGTAAAAAAAGTATAG
- a CDS encoding 3'-5' exonuclease, with translation MAFTVPESIRSTATAGERLLFRTLKTYLPDDYIVYYEPNIHGKRPDFVIIGPDLGLVVLEVKDYTKNTLFQLNQDEWTLVTSSGEQTKTKSPIKQARDYTFHIVDALKKDRSLVQLEGKYQFQLKFPYGFGAVFTRLYQKDFIEEGLYSVIEPSLCLTRDEIDPEKEAFSEENLVEKIMNMFVVPYRLREPLMKEDMDAIRYHLFPEVRISAEFKQPVPYQDQLLLSLHDIKAMDLHQENLAKQIGSQNRLIRGVAGSGKTLILASRAKLLAKEHPDWNILILCYNISLARSIEQMIHHMMKEPDSLFDFDFTSGEEVIQSNPHNIKVRNFHAWLKNDLNIQERDIPTIIEKLEKGEAILPMYDAVLIDEGQDFEGDWFQLVSNLLNPDTKSLLLVEDRAQTIYKRKRSYVQDTGLSFQGRSKVLSINYRNTAQIVKFAWEFYQNKSKLKNKVVSKEHEGEIIAPQSTRRKGAEPAIIKTDNFFHEAKFVARQIKKLHEEKKVPLSEILILYRVKKTYKMDYISVLRRSLEQDGIGYYWLTENSETKRAFEKDDNRVKISTIDSSKGLDFQAVFIVNIDNMPFALEEDKEREASLLYIGMTRAKEFLCLSYSGESEFTRYLDQVEAHKKLVRSEDERSG, from the coding sequence TTGGCTTTTACAGTTCCCGAAAGTATACGGTCTACAGCAACGGCTGGAGAAAGGTTGCTTTTCAGAACGTTAAAAACATATTTACCTGATGATTACATAGTTTACTATGAACCTAATATACATGGAAAACGTCCTGATTTTGTTATTATTGGGCCGGATCTTGGTTTAGTAGTTTTAGAAGTGAAAGACTACACAAAAAATACACTGTTTCAATTAAATCAAGACGAATGGACCTTAGTAACGTCTTCAGGTGAACAGACTAAAACCAAGAGTCCTATTAAGCAAGCACGAGATTACACGTTTCATATTGTGGATGCATTAAAGAAGGATCGAAGCTTAGTTCAATTGGAAGGGAAATATCAGTTCCAGTTAAAATTCCCTTATGGGTTCGGAGCAGTTTTTACTAGATTATATCAAAAGGATTTTATTGAAGAGGGTCTATATTCGGTCATTGAACCATCTTTATGTTTAACAAGGGATGAAATTGATCCTGAAAAGGAAGCATTTTCTGAGGAGAATTTAGTTGAGAAAATAATGAATATGTTTGTTGTTCCTTACAGATTAAGAGAGCCTCTTATGAAGGAAGATATGGACGCCATTCGATATCATTTGTTTCCAGAGGTTCGAATAAGTGCGGAATTTAAACAACCGGTTCCTTATCAAGACCAATTATTGTTGTCTCTTCATGATATTAAGGCTATGGATTTACATCAAGAGAATCTTGCTAAACAAATTGGTAGTCAAAATCGACTAATTCGTGGTGTAGCAGGAAGCGGGAAAACGTTGATTCTTGCAAGTAGAGCTAAGTTGTTAGCAAAAGAGCATCCTGATTGGAACATTTTAATTCTCTGTTACAACATATCACTAGCTAGAAGTATTGAGCAGATGATTCATCACATGATGAAGGAACCAGATAGTCTCTTTGATTTTGATTTTACTTCTGGCGAAGAGGTTATCCAATCCAATCCTCATAACATAAAAGTTCGGAATTTTCATGCTTGGCTAAAAAATGATCTTAACATACAGGAAAGAGATATTCCTACTATTATTGAGAAGCTTGAAAAGGGTGAAGCCATTTTACCTATGTATGATGCTGTTCTCATTGATGAGGGCCAAGACTTTGAGGGAGATTGGTTCCAACTAGTGAGCAACTTACTTAACCCAGATACCAAGTCTCTATTATTAGTAGAGGACCGGGCTCAAACTATTTATAAACGGAAGCGCAGCTATGTTCAAGATACAGGGCTTAGTTTTCAAGGGAGATCGAAGGTTCTGAGTATTAACTATCGCAATACCGCTCAGATTGTTAAGTTTGCTTGGGAATTTTACCAAAATAAATCAAAACTAAAAAATAAAGTAGTAAGTAAAGAACATGAAGGTGAGATTATCGCCCCACAAAGTACAAGAAGAAAAGGGGCAGAGCCAGCGATAATTAAGACAGACAACTTCTTCCATGAAGCAAAATTTGTGGCACGTCAAATTAAAAAGTTGCACGAAGAGAAAAAGGTTCCTCTCTCAGAAATCCTGATTCTTTATCGTGTTAAAAAGACCTATAAAATGGATTATATATCTGTATTAAGACGATCTCTAGAACAAGATGGGATCGGGTATTATTGGTTAACAGAAAACAGTGAAACCAAAAGGGCTTTTGAAAAAGATGATAATAGAGTTAAAATCAGCACTATTGATAGTAGTAAAGGTCTGGACTTCCAGGCTGTCTTTATCGTTAACATCGACAACATGCCATTTGCTTTAGAAGAGGATAAAGAGCGTGAAGCATCACTGCTATATATTGGGATGACAAGAGCAAAGGAATTCTTATGTTTGTCCTATTCGGGAGAATCTGAGTTTACTAGATATTTGGATCAGGTCGAGGCTCATAAGAAATTGGTTCGGTCGGAGGATGAGCGGAGTGGGTAA